Proteins found in one Geomonas subterranea genomic segment:
- the feoB gene encoding ferrous iron transport protein B, with product MSFFGKKGSCHETPTVSSTGAKKVALVGNPNVGKSVLFNALTGAYVTVSNYPGTSVEVSRGTTAINGEEFEIIDTPGMYSILPITEEERVAREILLTERPHLVLHVLDARNLERMLPMTLQLIEAELPVVLVVNIMDEAARMGLEIDIPLLSQRLGIPVIGAATAKKVGLPEIRAAIAGFTASTVAPFGYSRLMESDIAAISGCLKGEYILSRKSLALLLLQGDDEVAELVRDSEGDGFAQVETAVKEKRFERRESFHLDLSMERKSIVKKVLDGAFRTPQKRVVTLAERISRLTVRPATGIPLLLIVLYFGLYQFVGVFGAGTLVDFLEGKGFEEHFNPWITGLVKGNVPWPVIQELFVGEYGIITLGFRYAVGIILPIVATFFLFFSVLEDSGYFPRLALLVDRVFKTMGLTGRAVIPMVLGFGCDTMATMVTRTLETVRERVIATVLLALAIPCSAQLGVIMSLLSQSPRALLVWSLCLFGIFLLVGLLAAKVLPGDTPMFYMEIPPMRLPQFSNVLTKTYTRMQWYFMEILPLFILASVLLWLGKITNFFEKMINVMTPVMASLGLPKESAVAFIFGFFRRDYGAAGLYDLQSKGLMSPRQLTVAAVTLTLFIPCVAQFLIMKKERGWKVAIGIGLFVSTFAFGTGWVLNRFLLLTNIV from the coding sequence ATGTCATTTTTCGGTAAGAAGGGTTCCTGTCACGAAACACCCACCGTCAGCAGTACCGGCGCCAAGAAAGTGGCCCTGGTCGGGAATCCCAACGTCGGGAAAAGTGTGCTCTTCAACGCGCTGACCGGCGCTTACGTCACCGTCTCCAACTACCCCGGCACCTCGGTGGAGGTTTCCCGCGGCACTACCGCGATCAACGGGGAGGAGTTCGAGATCATCGACACCCCGGGGATGTATTCCATCCTTCCCATAACCGAGGAGGAGCGGGTCGCCCGCGAGATCCTGCTCACCGAGCGGCCGCACCTCGTGCTGCACGTGCTCGACGCGCGCAACCTGGAGCGGATGCTCCCCATGACCCTGCAGTTGATCGAGGCGGAGCTCCCGGTGGTCCTGGTGGTCAACATCATGGACGAGGCGGCGCGCATGGGGCTCGAGATCGACATCCCCCTGCTGTCCCAGCGTCTGGGCATCCCGGTGATCGGCGCCGCCACCGCGAAGAAGGTCGGCCTTCCCGAGATCAGGGCGGCCATCGCCGGCTTCACCGCGAGCACCGTCGCACCCTTTGGGTACTCCCGCCTCATGGAATCGGATATCGCCGCGATCTCCGGCTGCCTGAAGGGGGAATACATCCTCTCCAGGAAGTCGCTGGCGCTCCTTCTCCTGCAGGGTGACGACGAGGTGGCGGAACTGGTGCGCGACAGCGAGGGTGACGGGTTCGCCCAGGTCGAGACCGCGGTCAAGGAGAAGCGCTTCGAGCGCAGGGAGTCCTTCCACCTCGACCTCTCCATGGAACGCAAATCCATCGTCAAGAAGGTGCTCGACGGCGCCTTCAGGACGCCGCAGAAACGGGTGGTCACGCTGGCGGAGCGCATCTCCCGCCTGACCGTGCGTCCGGCCACCGGGATCCCGCTGCTCCTCATCGTGCTCTATTTCGGCCTGTACCAGTTCGTCGGGGTGTTCGGCGCCGGGACCCTGGTGGACTTTCTTGAGGGGAAGGGGTTCGAGGAGCATTTCAACCCCTGGATAACCGGGTTAGTGAAGGGTAACGTCCCCTGGCCCGTCATCCAGGAACTCTTCGTCGGCGAGTACGGCATCATCACCCTCGGTTTTCGCTACGCGGTCGGCATCATCCTCCCCATCGTGGCGACCTTTTTCCTCTTCTTCTCCGTCCTCGAGGACAGCGGCTACTTCCCGCGCCTGGCGCTTTTGGTGGACCGGGTCTTCAAGACCATGGGGCTCACCGGCCGCGCCGTGATCCCGATGGTGCTCGGTTTTGGCTGCGACACCATGGCCACCATGGTGACCCGGACCCTGGAGACGGTGCGCGAGCGCGTCATCGCGACGGTGCTTTTGGCGCTGGCGATTCCCTGCTCCGCGCAGCTGGGGGTGATCATGTCGCTTCTGTCCCAAAGCCCCCGCGCGCTTTTGGTCTGGAGCCTCTGCCTGTTCGGCATCTTCCTCCTGGTGGGGCTCCTCGCCGCCAAGGTGCTCCCCGGCGACACCCCGATGTTCTACATGGAGATCCCCCCCATGCGGCTGCCGCAGTTCTCCAACGTGCTGACCAAGACCTACACCCGGATGCAGTGGTACTTCATGGAGATACTGCCGCTGTTCATCCTGGCCTCGGTCCTCTTGTGGCTGGGGAAGATAACCAACTTCTTCGAGAAGATGATAAACGTGATGACGCCGGTGATGGCTTCCCTGGGGCTTCCCAAGGAGAGTGCCGTCGCCTTCATCTTCGGCTTTTTCCGCCGCGACTACGGCGCCGCCGGCCTGTACGACCTGCAGAGCAAGGGGCTCATGAGCCCGCGCCAGCTGACCGTGGCCGCCGTGACCCTGACCCTGTTCATCCCGTGTGTGGCGCAGTTCCTGATCATGAAGAAGGAGCGTGGCTGGAAGGTCGCCATCGGCATCGGCCTGTTCGTCTCCACCTTCGCCTTCGGCACCGGCTGGGTGTTGAACCGCTTCCTGCTCCTGACCAACATCGTGTAA
- a CDS encoding metal-dependent transcriptional regulator, which yields MKLSDKAEEILEALWIESEEKGTGYAELDRMEIEASDPAYHELSAHALVEIKGGRIYFRPEGREEGRMTIRRHRLAERLMMDVLNIRGESGDVKACQFEHLLNEGVDSKVCTMLNHPATCPHGKPIPPGECCEEARKSGDLGVVPLTELKPGDEGDIAYILTEDSKKMQKLMAMGVLPGNRISLLQAFPSYIFRVGFSEFAIDSAMAREIFVRR from the coding sequence ATGAAGCTTAGCGATAAAGCGGAAGAGATACTGGAGGCGCTCTGGATCGAGTCGGAGGAGAAGGGGACCGGCTACGCAGAACTGGACCGGATGGAGATCGAGGCCTCCGATCCCGCCTACCACGAGCTCTCCGCGCACGCCCTGGTGGAGATCAAAGGGGGGCGCATCTACTTCCGCCCCGAGGGGCGCGAGGAAGGGCGCATGACCATCAGGCGGCATCGCCTGGCGGAGAGGCTCATGATGGACGTCTTGAACATCAGGGGCGAGAGCGGTGACGTGAAGGCGTGCCAGTTCGAGCACCTCTTGAACGAGGGGGTGGACAGCAAGGTCTGCACCATGCTGAATCACCCGGCGACCTGCCCCCACGGCAAGCCGATCCCCCCCGGGGAGTGCTGCGAGGAGGCGCGCAAAAGCGGCGATCTCGGCGTCGTGCCGCTCACCGAGCTGAAGCCGGGTGACGAGGGGGACATCGCCTACATCCTGACCGAGGACAGCAAGAAGATGCAGAAGCTGATGGCGATGGGGGTCCTCCCGGGGAACCGGATCTCCCTTTTGCAGGCGTTTCCCTCCTACATATTCAGGGTGGGGTTCTCCGAGTTCGCCATCGATTCGGCCATGGCGCGGGAGATTTTCGTCCGGCGCTAG
- a CDS encoding methyl-accepting chemotaxis protein codes for MIAAGNDTSAQETEVRALAPGWSGVLAKAAAELAVIAGTTEDEFLAIGGRLQDFYQRGLGISGLASEMVGEVAGDHVTGAMDRLGEMLDHMGHYVDRAQSEIEGSAQTLREILVLLEKVGDPLSGFKKVNKVLRMLGISTKIESARLGQSAAGFDTLASDVGELSVQVNDKAAFIMKRKDDLAREIERTLTGVLETGAQQHDKVIEILGRTKASLQSLTEINARCSSSVALVSAVSDEVYRSIGDVVMSMQAHDIVRQQIEHVHEALYEVKDGLDAGSCGADATATICELQMAQLRHASDELDSAVRVIMESLREVARKQSGLSAQTSGMAGIADQAGGSFFTGMEKDISVVSDALLESSKVNQALCLAMGTVAETVGEIATFVGDIEKIGEEIKLIALNAQIKSAYTGDEGAALGVLAEAIQRLSIDAIDHTGAVSGTLQGIIAVTDRLSEGVNVETTGLESEVHGMVQTLSGLVNTLRQVNDTLQHSLHKMDDAVSRLSTDIEQVVSGITVHRKVAQVLEESVRSISGVAAEARRLAPAGSAGNLDQLAQRYTMQSERRIHESLSGPATGGRMPTQSAPPPPADDEDELGGNVELF; via the coding sequence ATGATAGCTGCCGGCAATGATACCAGTGCCCAGGAAACGGAAGTAAGGGCGCTCGCGCCGGGATGGTCCGGCGTCCTGGCCAAGGCTGCGGCGGAACTGGCCGTGATCGCGGGGACCACCGAGGACGAGTTCCTTGCCATCGGCGGCAGGCTGCAGGACTTCTACCAGCGCGGTCTGGGGATTTCCGGGCTTGCCTCCGAGATGGTGGGGGAGGTCGCCGGCGACCACGTGACCGGCGCCATGGACCGGCTGGGGGAGATGCTCGACCACATGGGGCACTACGTGGACCGGGCCCAGAGCGAGATCGAGGGGAGTGCCCAGACGCTGCGCGAGATCCTCGTGCTTCTGGAGAAGGTGGGCGATCCGCTGTCGGGGTTCAAGAAGGTGAACAAGGTGCTGCGGATGCTCGGCATCTCCACCAAGATAGAGAGCGCGCGCCTCGGGCAGAGCGCGGCCGGGTTCGACACCCTGGCCAGCGACGTGGGAGAGCTTTCGGTCCAGGTCAACGACAAGGCCGCATTCATAATGAAGAGAAAGGATGACCTGGCGAGGGAGATCGAGCGTACCCTGACCGGTGTGCTGGAGACCGGCGCCCAGCAGCACGACAAGGTCATCGAGATCCTGGGGCGGACCAAGGCGAGCCTGCAGTCCCTGACCGAGATCAACGCGCGCTGCTCCAGTTCGGTCGCGCTCGTTTCCGCCGTCTCGGACGAGGTGTACCGCTCCATCGGCGACGTGGTCATGTCGATGCAGGCCCACGACATCGTGCGCCAGCAGATCGAGCATGTCCACGAGGCGCTTTACGAGGTCAAGGACGGCCTGGACGCGGGGAGCTGCGGCGCCGACGCGACAGCCACCATCTGCGAGTTGCAGATGGCGCAGCTGCGGCACGCCTCCGACGAGCTGGACTCCGCGGTGCGGGTCATCATGGAGAGCCTGAGGGAGGTGGCCAGGAAGCAGTCCGGCCTCTCCGCGCAGACCAGCGGCATGGCCGGCATCGCCGACCAGGCAGGGGGAAGCTTCTTCACCGGCATGGAGAAGGACATCTCGGTGGTGAGCGACGCGCTCCTGGAGAGCTCGAAGGTGAACCAGGCGCTGTGCCTCGCCATGGGAACCGTCGCGGAGACGGTGGGCGAAATCGCCACCTTCGTCGGGGACATCGAGAAGATCGGCGAGGAGATCAAGCTGATCGCCCTCAACGCCCAGATCAAGTCGGCCTATACCGGTGACGAGGGAGCGGCGCTCGGTGTGCTGGCCGAGGCGATCCAGCGCCTCTCCATCGACGCCATCGACCACACCGGCGCGGTCTCCGGCACCCTGCAGGGGATCATCGCGGTCACCGACCGTCTGAGCGAAGGGGTGAACGTGGAGACCACGGGGCTCGAAAGCGAGGTGCACGGCATGGTGCAGACCCTTTCCGGCCTGGTGAACACGCTGCGGCAGGTGAACGACACGCTGCAGCACTCTCTGCACAAGATGGACGACGCCGTGAGCAGGCTTTCCACCGACATCGAGCAGGTGGTCTCCGGGATCACGGTGCACCGCAAGGTGGCCCAGGTGCTGGAGGAATCGGTCCGGTCCATCTCCGGCGTCGCGGCCGAGGCCCGCAGGCTCGCCCCGGCCGGCAGCGCCGGAAACCTGGACCAGCTGGCCCAGCGTTACACCATGCAGAGCGAGCGCAGGATCCACGAGTCGCTGAGCGGCCCCGCCACCGGGGGGAGGATGCCGACCCAGTCGGCGCCGCCGCCGCCCGCGGACGACGAAGATGAGCTTGGCGGAAACGTGGAACTTTTCTAA
- a CDS encoding STAS domain-containing protein: MDEVKLERMTDPQGTEILKVSGGVGICEAGEFREALLLALEAAPEVRVDVTGLTGIDLTGLQLLCSAHQSAVRRGKNLHIFDGGNATFRDTATGAGFQRHTGCPQDRACSCIWVGGES; this comes from the coding sequence ATGGATGAAGTGAAGTTGGAACGCATGACAGACCCGCAGGGGACGGAGATCCTCAAGGTATCCGGCGGAGTCGGCATCTGCGAGGCCGGGGAATTCCGGGAGGCCCTTCTCCTGGCGCTCGAGGCGGCCCCGGAGGTGCGGGTCGATGTCACCGGGCTGACCGGGATCGACCTTACCGGGCTGCAGCTTCTGTGCTCGGCGCACCAGAGTGCGGTGCGCCGCGGCAAGAACCTGCACATTTTCGACGGCGGCAACGCCACCTTCCGCGACACGGCGACCGGCGCCGGATTTCAAAGGCACACCGGGTGTCCGCAAGATCGAGCTTGCAGTTGCATCTGGGTAGGAGGAGAGAGCTAA
- a CDS encoding response regulator, translated as MAKVIMTADDSASVRQMVTFTLKQGGYDVVEAVDGKDALQKLSTTKVDMLITDLNMPNLDGIGLIKGARALASCKFIPIVMLTTESQDSKKQEGKAAGATGWIVKPFKPEQLMAVVKKVLG; from the coding sequence ATGGCCAAAGTGATAATGACAGCCGATGATTCTGCCAGCGTGAGGCAGATGGTGACCTTCACCCTGAAGCAGGGTGGCTACGACGTGGTGGAGGCGGTGGACGGCAAGGATGCGCTGCAAAAGCTCTCCACCACCAAGGTGGACATGCTGATCACCGACCTGAACATGCCCAACCTGGACGGCATCGGGCTGATCAAGGGGGCAAGGGCGCTGGCCAGCTGCAAGTTCATCCCCATCGTCATGCTGACCACGGAGTCCCAGGACTCCAAGAAGCAGGAAGGAAAGGCGGCCGGCGCCACCGGCTGGATCGTCAAGCCTTTCAAGCCTGAACAACTCATGGCGGTTGTGAAGAAGGTGCTGGGATGA
- a CDS encoding chemotaxis protein CheA produces MMDLHRQAFKEEAYELLAELESSLLELEERPDDQDLIGRVFRAMHTIKGSGSMFGFDDIASFTHEVETVFDMVRNGKLSVTSRLVNLTLAARDQIRAMLDAADSGAEADLQASAAIIVGLRELAGFGGGVAETDERHEEALVQQKDPVTYRIRFVPPRDIFVTGTNPLNLLAEMKELGTCTVVAQTDGFPPLEEMDPEGCYVYWDVILTTDQGENAVRDIFIFVEDDCELKIDVVAEHSRYDEQQDYKKLGEILLERGDITPQEMKEVLSRQRRFGELAVAEGILPEGKVQSALAEQKHVKEVRQEKQVADASSSIRVPAERLDLLVNLVGEMVTVQARLSQTAAQRDDAELMAIAEEVERLTAELRDSALNIRMLPIGSTFSKFKRLVRDLSAELGKQIEMTTEGAETELDKTVIEKLNDPLVHLIRNSIDHGIELPEVREAAGKPARGTVHLAAVHSGDSVLITIADDGAGLDKEAIRTKGIERGIIPANAELSEKELFCLIFAPGFSTAKTVSSVSGRGVGMDVVKRAIENLRGSIDITSVRGQGTRITVKIPLTLAIIESLLVKIGDDSFMMPLALVDECVELTREDVARSHGRNLAHVREHLVPYIPLRRHFKISGAPPEIEQIVITQVDGMRVGFVVDHVIGEHQTVIKSLGRAYKDTEGISGATILGDGSVALILDIPQLVQAVETEQN; encoded by the coding sequence ATGATGGACCTCCATCGGCAGGCGTTCAAGGAAGAGGCATACGAGCTCCTGGCGGAACTGGAGTCATCGCTTCTGGAGCTTGAGGAGCGGCCCGATGACCAGGATCTGATCGGCAGGGTGTTCCGTGCCATGCACACCATCAAGGGATCAGGCTCCATGTTCGGCTTCGACGACATCGCGAGCTTCACCCACGAGGTGGAAACCGTCTTCGACATGGTGCGTAACGGCAAGCTTAGCGTCACGAGCCGCCTGGTGAACCTCACCCTGGCCGCCCGCGACCAGATCCGGGCCATGCTCGACGCCGCCGACAGTGGCGCGGAAGCCGACCTGCAGGCGAGCGCCGCGATCATCGTCGGGCTGCGCGAGCTGGCGGGGTTCGGCGGCGGCGTTGCGGAAACAGACGAGCGGCACGAGGAGGCTCTCGTGCAGCAAAAGGATCCCGTCACCTACCGGATCCGCTTCGTGCCTCCCCGCGACATCTTCGTCACCGGCACCAACCCGCTGAACCTGCTGGCCGAGATGAAGGAGCTCGGGACCTGCACCGTCGTGGCGCAGACCGACGGGTTCCCGCCGCTTGAGGAGATGGACCCGGAGGGATGCTACGTCTACTGGGACGTCATCCTCACCACCGACCAGGGCGAGAACGCGGTGCGCGACATCTTCATCTTCGTGGAGGACGACTGCGAGCTGAAGATCGACGTCGTCGCCGAGCACAGCCGCTACGACGAGCAGCAGGATTACAAGAAACTCGGGGAGATCCTCCTGGAGCGGGGGGACATCACCCCGCAGGAGATGAAGGAGGTGCTCTCCCGCCAGAGGAGGTTCGGCGAACTTGCCGTCGCCGAGGGGATTCTCCCCGAAGGGAAGGTGCAGTCGGCCCTGGCCGAGCAAAAGCATGTGAAGGAGGTCCGCCAGGAGAAGCAGGTGGCGGACGCCTCCTCCAGCATCCGCGTCCCGGCCGAGCGGCTCGACCTCCTGGTGAACCTGGTGGGCGAGATGGTGACGGTACAGGCGCGCCTGTCGCAGACGGCGGCGCAGCGCGACGACGCGGAGCTCATGGCCATCGCCGAGGAGGTCGAGCGCCTGACCGCGGAGCTGCGCGACAGCGCCCTGAACATCCGCATGCTCCCGATCGGGAGCACCTTCAGCAAGTTCAAGCGCCTGGTGCGCGACCTCTCGGCGGAGCTCGGCAAGCAGATCGAGATGACCACGGAAGGGGCCGAGACCGAACTGGACAAGACGGTGATCGAGAAGCTGAACGATCCCCTGGTGCACCTGATCAGGAACAGCATCGACCACGGTATCGAGCTTCCCGAGGTGCGCGAGGCCGCCGGCAAACCCGCGCGCGGCACCGTGCACCTCGCGGCGGTCCATTCCGGCGACAGCGTCCTCATCACCATAGCCGACGACGGGGCGGGGCTGGACAAGGAGGCGATCCGCACCAAGGGGATCGAGCGGGGGATCATCCCGGCCAACGCCGAGCTCTCCGAGAAGGAGCTCTTCTGTCTCATCTTCGCCCCCGGCTTCTCCACGGCCAAGACCGTCTCCTCCGTCTCGGGTCGCGGGGTGGGGATGGACGTGGTGAAGCGTGCCATCGAGAACCTGCGCGGCAGCATCGACATCACCAGCGTGCGCGGCCAGGGAACCCGCATCACCGTGAAGATCCCGCTCACCCTGGCGATCATCGAGAGCCTCCTGGTGAAGATCGGCGACGACTCCTTCATGATGCCGCTGGCCCTGGTCGACGAGTGCGTCGAGCTGACCCGCGAGGACGTCGCCCGCTCGCACGGCAGGAACCTGGCCCACGTGCGCGAGCACCTGGTCCCCTACATACCGCTTCGGCGGCACTTCAAGATTTCCGGCGCCCCCCCCGAGATCGAGCAGATCGTGATCACCCAGGTCGACGGGATGCGGGTCGGTTTCGTGGTGGACCATGTCATCGGGGAGCACCAGACCGTGATCAAGTCGCTCGGGCGCGCCTACAAGGACACCGAGGGGATCTCGGGCGCCACCATCCTCGGGGACGGTTCCGTCGCCCTCATCCTCGACATCCCGCAGCTGGTGCAGGCGGTCGAGACGGAACAGAACTGA
- a CDS encoding CheR family methyltransferase, whose amino-acid sequence MQAARAIMEEGVIDHSATLSARDFGRLSRFIYDTCGIKMPEVKKTMLEARLQKRLRSLGMHSFTDYCDFLFSSAGMEQELVPMLDMVTTNKTDFFREPEHFNYLTQTVLPEWVKRHPGGTLAIWSAGCSSGEEPYTLSMVLSEFALRNPGFDFRILATDISTRVLDKAKTAIYTESQVEPVAMELKKKYLLRSKDRSSGMVRIVPELRDKVRFRRLNFMDDDFGMREHLDIIFCRNVIIYFDRPTQEKLLQRFHRHMKPGSYIFMGHSETLSGLDVPLVSVYPTVYRRPR is encoded by the coding sequence ATGCAAGCAGCGAGGGCCATTATGGAAGAAGGTGTCATCGACCACAGCGCAACCCTGTCGGCGCGCGACTTCGGCAGGCTGAGCCGCTTTATATACGACACCTGCGGCATAAAGATGCCGGAGGTGAAGAAGACCATGCTGGAGGCGCGCCTGCAGAAACGGCTGAGAAGCCTCGGCATGCACAGCTTCACCGACTACTGCGATTTTCTCTTTTCCTCGGCCGGCATGGAGCAGGAACTGGTGCCGATGCTGGACATGGTCACCACCAACAAGACCGACTTTTTCCGGGAGCCGGAGCATTTCAACTACCTGACCCAGACCGTGCTCCCCGAGTGGGTGAAGCGTCATCCGGGAGGGACCCTGGCCATCTGGAGCGCCGGCTGCTCGTCCGGCGAGGAGCCCTACACCCTCTCCATGGTCCTCTCCGAGTTTGCCCTCAGAAACCCGGGGTTCGACTTCAGGATTCTCGCCACCGACATCTCCACCCGCGTCCTGGACAAGGCTAAGACCGCCATCTACACGGAAAGCCAGGTCGAGCCGGTCGCCATGGAGCTCAAGAAGAAATATCTGCTGCGCAGCAAGGACCGCTCCAGCGGCATGGTGCGCATCGTCCCGGAATTGCGGGATAAGGTGCGCTTTCGCCGTCTCAATTTCATGGACGATGACTTCGGCATGCGCGAGCATCTGGACATCATCTTCTGCCGCAACGTCATCATCTATTTCGACCGCCCCACCCAGGAGAAGTTGCTGCAGCGTTTCCACCGCCACATGAAGCCCGGTTCCTACATCTTCATGGGGCACTCGGAAACCCTGAGCGGCCTCGACGTGCCGCTGGTGAGCGTCTATCCCACTGTGTACCGCAGGCCACGGTGA
- a CDS encoding chemotaxis protein CheD, with amino-acid sequence MPYAQSRVVYLKPGQIMVSSDPVLVATLLGSCVAVTIFNYRLRLGAICHAQLPGDGRFTGGEVHEGAGKYVDTAIREMLEWLLSRGALRGELEAKVFGGSDMFDVRGRGRSVGRENAEMALKILARESVRVAKQDLGGERGRKIIFHPHTGEVYLKRLRKSGVC; translated from the coding sequence ATGCCGTACGCGCAGAGCCGTGTGGTCTACCTGAAACCGGGCCAGATAATGGTAAGCTCTGACCCGGTGCTGGTGGCCACACTCCTTGGCTCCTGCGTCGCGGTCACCATTTTCAATTACCGCCTGCGGCTGGGAGCGATCTGTCACGCCCAGCTTCCCGGTGACGGCAGGTTCACCGGCGGCGAGGTGCACGAGGGGGCTGGCAAGTACGTCGATACGGCCATCCGCGAGATGCTGGAGTGGCTGCTGAGCCGGGGGGCGCTGCGCGGGGAACTCGAGGCGAAGGTCTTTGGCGGTTCCGACATGTTCGACGTCCGTGGCAGAGGACGCAGCGTAGGCCGGGAGAACGCGGAGATGGCGCTGAAAATCCTGGCGCGCGAGTCGGTCCGGGTCGCCAAGCAGGACCTCGGGGGGGAGCGCGGGAGGAAGATCATCTTCCACCCCCACACCGGGGAGGTTTACTTGAAACGGCTGCGAAAATCGGGGGTCTGTTAA
- a CDS encoding protein-glutamate methylesterase/protein-glutamine glutaminase, whose protein sequence is MPKKIKVLIVDDSAVVRQTMVEILSSDPQIEVMSTAGDPFIAADRIRQEVPDVITLDVEMPRMDGITFLHKIMSQHPIPVVMCSSLTEKGSETALKALEYGAVEIIQKPRLGTKAFLEESRVRICDAVKAASQARLRRVSAVTHQVSPKLTADVIMDKPKSQAMMQTTEKVVVVGASTGGTEALRTFLESLPADSPGIVIVQHMPEGFTRAFSQRLDGLCRITVKEAENNDTVVRGRALIAPGNHHLLLKRSGARYYVEIKDGPLVSRHRPSVDVLFRSAARYAGKNAVGVIMTGMGDDGAHGMLEMKQAGALNIAQDEASCIVFGMPNEAIKLGGVDYIRPLDSISREVLKLCN, encoded by the coding sequence ATGCCCAAGAAGATAAAGGTGCTCATCGTTGACGACTCCGCCGTGGTGCGTCAGACCATGGTGGAGATCCTCTCTTCCGACCCGCAGATCGAGGTGATGTCGACCGCGGGCGATCCCTTCATCGCCGCTGACCGGATCAGGCAGGAGGTCCCCGACGTCATCACCCTCGACGTCGAGATGCCCCGGATGGACGGGATCACCTTCCTGCACAAGATCATGAGTCAGCATCCCATCCCGGTGGTGATGTGTTCGAGCCTGACCGAGAAGGGGTCGGAGACGGCCCTGAAGGCCCTGGAGTACGGGGCGGTGGAGATCATCCAGAAGCCGCGCCTGGGGACCAAGGCGTTTCTGGAGGAGTCCCGGGTCCGGATCTGCGACGCGGTGAAGGCGGCGAGCCAGGCCAGGCTCAGGCGGGTATCCGCGGTCACGCACCAGGTGTCGCCCAAACTCACCGCCGACGTAATCATGGACAAGCCCAAGAGCCAGGCGATGATGCAGACCACCGAGAAGGTGGTGGTAGTCGGGGCCTCCACGGGGGGGACCGAGGCGTTGCGGACCTTTTTGGAGTCGCTGCCGGCGGACTCCCCGGGGATCGTGATCGTGCAGCACATGCCGGAGGGGTTCACCCGCGCCTTCTCGCAGAGGCTGGACGGCCTGTGCCGGATCACGGTCAAGGAGGCCGAGAACAACGACACCGTGGTGCGCGGCCGGGCCCTCATCGCGCCGGGAAACCACCACCTGCTCCTGAAGCGCAGCGGCGCGCGCTACTACGTCGAGATCAAGGACGGCCCCCTGGTGTCGCGCCACCGCCCCTCGGTCGACGTGCTGTTTCGCTCCGCCGCGCGCTACGCCGGGAAAAACGCCGTAGGGGTGATCATGACCGGCATGGGGGATGACGGCGCCCACGGCATGCTGGAGATGAAGCAGGCCGGCGCGCTCAACATCGCCCAGGACGAGGCGAGCTGCATCGTCTTCGGGATGCCCAACGAGGCGATCAAGCTGGGAGGAGTCGACTACATCCGTCCCCTGGACTCCATCAGCCGCGAAGTCTTGAAGCTGTGCAACTAA